From one Humulus lupulus chromosome 8, drHumLupu1.1, whole genome shotgun sequence genomic stretch:
- the LOC133796864 gene encoding inositol transporter 4-like — MEGGYHKADKTEFLESWRVSWRTPYIMRLSLTAGIGGLLFGYDTGVISGALLYIREEFADVDKKAWLQETIVSMAVAGAIVGAAIGGWISDCFGRKKALMFADIVFFIGAIVMAVAPAPWVLIVGRILVGFGVGMASMASPLYISESSPTRIRGALVSSNALLITGGQFLSYLINLAFTRVTGTWRWMLGVAGLPPLIQFILMLSLPESPRWLFRQNKIDEARSILEKIFPANEVENEMKALKDSVEAEKDDEGELGDGFFPRLKSALRNKVVRRALLAGITVQVTQQFVGINTVLYYSPTVVQFAGFASRQTALALSLVTSGLNFVGSIISMGFVDKYGRRRFMLVSLVGIISCLVALAVVFFQAAATAPAVSSLESMHFGGNRTCPAYLSAPNSQSWSCMSCLKAPDCGFCASSGNGLHPGACLAVSNDMRSSCRMEKRTWYTEGCPSKFGFLAVAFLGLYIICYSPGMGSVPWLVNSEIYPLKYRGFGGGIAAVSNWSANLLVSETFLTLTNALGSAGTFILFAGFSFIGFIAIYFVVPETKGLSFEEVEKLLEKGFKPKAICSKEMKEEIELEENQVSSSSSL, encoded by the exons GAGTGATTTCTGGGGCACTCCTTTACATTAGAGAGGAATTTGCTGACGTAGATAAGAAAGCATGGCTGCAG GAGACAATAGTGAGTATGGCTGTTGCAGGCGCTATAGTCGGTGCTGCAATCGGTGGCTGGATCAGTGATTGTTTTGGCCGTAAAAAGGCACTTATGTTTGCAGACATAGTATTCTTCATTGGTGCAATTGTTATGGCAGTAGCTCCCGCTCCGTGGGTGCTTATTGTAGGTAGAATATTAGTTGGTTTTGGAGTTGGGATGGCTTCCATGGCTTCACCACTATACATCTCAGAAAGTTCACCCACTAGAATCAGAGGGGCGCTTGTTAGTTCAAATGCATTGCTGATTACTGGTGGACAGTTTTTGTCGTATCTAATCAACCTAGCTTTTACTAGG GTTACTGGCACCTGGCGTTGGATGCTTGGTGTGGCTGGACTTCCACCCTTGATTCAGTTCATCCTCATGCTGTCTCTCCCAGAGTCCCCAAGATGGCTCTTCAGACAG AACAAGATAGATGAGGCTAGGTCTATTTTAGAAAAGATCTTTCCTGCTAATGAAGTCGAAAATGAGATGAAGGCCCTGAAGGATTCGGTTGAAGCAGAAAAAGACGATGAAGGAGAACTTGGTGATGGATTTTTTCCAAGACTGAAGAGTGCTCTTCGAAACAAAGTAGTCCGTAGAGCACTTCTCGCAGGCATCACTGTCCAAGTCACCCAACAATTTGTAGGCATAAACACTGTCCTGTACTACAGCCCTACTGTTGTTCAATTTGCTGGATTTGCGTCCAGGCAAACAGCTTTAGCACTTTCTCTAGTCACCTCTGGTCTCAACTTTGTTGGCTCCATAATAAGTATGGGCTTTGTGGATAAGTATGGAAGGAGAAGGTTCATGCTTGTCTCCCTCGTCGGAATCATTTCAtgccttgtggccttggcagtaGTGTTTTTCCAGGCTGCTGCCACTGCTCCTGCTGTTAGCAGCTTGGAATCCATGCACTTCGGTGGAAACAGGACATGCCCAGCTTACCTCTCAGCCCCCAATTCTCAATCATGGAGCTGCATGTCATGTTTGAAGGCACCAGATTGTGGATTTTGTGCCAGCAGTGGAAATGGg CTTCATCCTGGAGCCTGTTTGGCTGTGAGTAATGATATGAGAAGCTCTTGTCGAATGGAGAAGCGAACTTGGTACACAGAAGGTTGTCCCAGCAAATTTGGATTCTTGGCAGTAGCATTTTTAGGCCTATACATTATATGCTATTCACCCGGAATGGGCAGTGTTCCATGGCTTGTCAACTCTGAAATATATCCTTTGAAATACAGAGGGTTTGGTGGAGGAATTGCTGCAGTGTCTAATTGGTCAGCTAATCTATTAGTCAGTGAGACTTTCTTAACTCTCACTAATGCTTTGGGCTCTGCTGGGACTTTTATTCTGTTTGCTGGATTCTCGTTCATAGGCTTTATAGCCATCTATTTCGTTGTGCCCGAGACAAAAGGATTGTCGTTTGAGGAGGTTGAGAAGTTACTCGAGAAGGGATTCAAACCTAAAGCTATTTGTTCCAAGGAGATGAAAGAGGAGATCGAATTAGAGGAGAATCAagtgtcttcttcttcttcactatAA